A window of the Candidatus Brocadiaceae bacterium genome harbors these coding sequences:
- a CDS encoding ABC transporter ATP-binding protein — MIEVVNLHKSFKDFEVLRGINLRVEDGKTLALIGGSGKGKSVLLKHIIGLLKPDSGKILVDSQDISKLRGRALKRLKERFGIVFQGSALFDSMTVFDNVAFPLREKTRMKSLQIRETVFKELANVGLSGAENKYPAEISGGMRKRVALARCLVLHPEIILFDEPTTGLDPLIAKAIHNLIRSSQKRLNLTAIMVTHEIPEIFSVVDRVAMLYDGKIIDEGTPEEMIASENPIIHQFIHGELEGPIPVK; from the coding sequence ATGATTGAAGTGGTCAATTTACATAAAAGTTTTAAAGATTTTGAAGTGCTCAGAGGCATTAATTTAAGGGTGGAGGACGGCAAAACGCTTGCCCTGATCGGAGGGAGTGGCAAGGGGAAATCTGTTTTATTAAAGCATATAATCGGGCTGTTGAAACCGGATAGTGGCAAAATATTGGTGGATAGTCAGGACATCAGCAAACTGCGGGGGAGGGCGCTCAAACGATTAAAGGAAAGATTTGGCATTGTCTTCCAAGGGAGCGCGCTTTTTGATTCTATGACCGTTTTTGATAATGTTGCTTTTCCCCTGAGGGAGAAGACCAGAATGAAAAGTCTGCAAATACGAGAGACCGTCTTTAAGGAACTGGCCAATGTAGGACTTTCTGGTGCCGAGAATAAATATCCGGCCGAGATTAGCGGTGGAATGCGTAAGCGTGTAGCCCTTGCCCGTTGTCTGGTTTTGCATCCTGAAATAATATTGTTTGATGAACCGACGACAGGTCTTGACCCCTTAATTGCCAAGGCGATACATAATCTGATACGATCTTCTCAAAAGCGACTTAATCTGACCGCTATTATGGTGACTCACGAGATACCGGAAATATTTTCTGTAGTAGATCGAGTTGCCATGTTGTATGATGGAAAAATCATTGACGAAGGTACTCCCGAGGAAATGATTGCCTCTGAGAATCCAATAATCCATCAATTCATTCATGGAGAACTGGAAGGCCCTATTCCTGTAAAATGA
- the mlaD gene encoding outer membrane lipid asymmetry maintenance protein MlaD, translating to MKRFDVEIAVGVFIFCGILCMGFISVKLGKISLFNDNYYSVRAIFSSVKGLKNNTVVEIAGVGVGKVESMELEDYEVVVTMKIREGVNLQEDAIASIRTKGLLGEKYIEITPGGLDRLIQPGGMLHETEPPLDLEKLIGNFVFGKVEDQ from the coding sequence ATGAAGAGATTTGATGTTGAAATAGCTGTTGGTGTCTTTATTTTCTGCGGTATACTTTGTATGGGTTTTATCTCGGTTAAGCTTGGAAAGATTAGTTTGTTTAATGATAATTATTATTCTGTAAGGGCCATTTTTAGTTCTGTAAAGGGACTAAAAAATAATACCGTAGTGGAAATAGCGGGTGTTGGAGTGGGCAAGGTTGAAAGCATGGAATTGGAAGATTATGAGGTTGTTGTAACTATGAAGATTAGAGAAGGTGTGAATCTGCAGGAAGATGCTATTGCCTCTATTCGAACGAAGGGGCTTTTGGGAGAAAAATATATAGAGATTACGCCGGGAGGTTTAGATCGACTGATACAGCCTGGTGGAATGTTACATGAGACTGAACCACCCCTTGATTTGGAAAAATTGATAGGAAATTTTGTTTTTGGGAAGGTAGAGGATCAATAA
- a CDS encoding ABC transporter substrate-binding protein: MNVRKMVFGISAGMLFMIGTSACLWAGEPGNLILETVDKGLVILKDESLQGEEKLEVRKQRLWEELSPIFNFEEMSKRALGRYWRERSPEEKEEFVRLFTDILKESYIGKTDSYSGETIALIKERQEDRYAKVQTKFILSGGKEASVDFRLLNNSGKWTIYDVVIEGVSLVNNYRSQFNSILLKSSYADLLEMMKEKTEKKKT, from the coding sequence ATGAATGTAAGGAAAATGGTTTTTGGCATTTCTGCCGGCATGCTTTTTATGATAGGAACGTCTGCCTGTCTGTGGGCGGGAGAACCAGGGAATTTGATACTGGAAACTGTAGATAAAGGGTTGGTAATCCTGAAAGATGAATCCCTGCAGGGGGAGGAAAAATTAGAAGTGCGCAAGCAACGGTTATGGGAAGAACTTTCTCCTATTTTTAATTTTGAGGAGATGTCGAAAAGGGCTTTGGGGAGATATTGGAGAGAACGTTCCCCTGAAGAAAAAGAAGAATTTGTGAGATTGTTTACAGACATTTTAAAAGAATCCTATATCGGGAAAACAGATTCCTATTCAGGTGAAACAATTGCCCTCATTAAGGAAAGACAAGAGGATCGCTACGCGAAAGTACAAACAAAATTTATTCTCAGCGGCGGCAAAGAGGCCTCTGTTGACTTCCGTTTGCTTAACAATAGCGGGAAGTGGACGATATATGATGTTGTTATTGAAGGTGTAAGCCTGGTCAATAATTACCGCAGCCAATTTAATAGTATCCTGTTGAAATCCTCATATGCAGACCTTCTTGAAATGATGAAAGAAAAAACAGAAAAAAAGAAAACATAA
- a CDS encoding VacJ family lipoprotein, translating into MRKFILPVICFFVMVSVTGGPAWAEGNVLLADAEPVIIDDVQNYEEFEEENPLAIEADVVLVKDPLEAYNRVMFAFNDKFYYYFFKPVYTGYSNVIPEPARKSVNKFYTNLTMPIRFFNCLFQGKFQSAGTEMLRFSINSTLGIAGLFDPAKSRFHLDAQEEDFGQTLSKCKMGPGTYIVWPFIGPSNVRDTVGLVGDIALNPITWITYLYLNPLEGFGIRAFDTVNTGSLEAEDAYEGVTKAALDPYVALQDAYVKNRSKKINE; encoded by the coding sequence GTGAGAAAATTCATTTTACCGGTAATTTGTTTCTTTGTAATGGTTTCTGTCACCGGGGGACCCGCATGGGCTGAAGGTAATGTGCTTCTTGCCGATGCTGAGCCGGTAATAATCGATGATGTTCAAAATTATGAAGAGTTTGAAGAAGAGAATCCGCTTGCTATTGAAGCTGATGTGGTGCTTGTCAAGGACCCTCTTGAAGCATATAATCGTGTAATGTTTGCCTTTAATGATAAGTTTTACTATTATTTTTTTAAACCGGTGTACACAGGATATAGTAATGTAATACCGGAACCGGCGCGAAAAAGTGTCAATAAGTTTTATACGAATCTTACCATGCCGATCCGTTTTTTTAATTGCCTCTTTCAAGGTAAGTTTCAGAGCGCCGGAACTGAAATGTTGCGTTTTTCCATTAACAGTACTTTAGGAATCGCGGGGTTGTTTGATCCCGCAAAATCACGTTTTCACCTTGATGCGCAAGAAGAAGACTTCGGACAGACTCTCTCTAAATGTAAAATGGGTCCTGGAACATATATCGTATGGCCTTTTATCGGCCCATCTAACGTGCGTGATACCGTGGGATTAGTGGGAGACATTGCTTTAAATCCTATAACCTGGATTACCTATTTGTATCTTAATCCTTTGGAAGGGTTTGGAATCAGAGCATTTGATACGGTTAACACCGGTTCTTTGGAAGCTGAAGATGCCTATGAGGGCGTGACAAAAGCTGCTCTTGATCCCTATGTTGCGCTCCAGGATGCTTACGTGAAAAATCGTTCAAAGAAAATTAACGAATAA
- a CDS encoding glycosyltransferase family 39 protein encodes MEKLAKTDLILFSVILPLSILMRVPGLLYPLEFSGDEMGYLAKALKFGTGDLNPHYFVHPALSFYITFVAEAVFFVFGYFLGFFHSVSEFSTLFFNNPAPFLFAGRLPSLLFGAGTIYLVYLMGKNFFSKEVAICTALMLAITPLHIFESQTIRIRSIATFFGILCLYFIFTILKKGEKKDYVLAGLSLGLCLATEYTMIFFTLPLFTVIILNLQNKFFLKNGPTVSPKKGILFALSIALAILITCTPYTFFDYPANFKNITHFLNFGIDPTTVSNGNTVPEVSQGFHSEDINTNYVQAIVIVKQYISRVYYQIAHLFNLEYTIGKMFATVSIAGVLFAIYKREKEKERLTTLCSPLAGFL; translated from the coding sequence TTTTCCGTTATTTTGCCTTTGTCAATTCTTATGAGGGTTCCCGGTTTGTTATACCCTCTAGAATTTTCCGGGGATGAAATGGGCTATTTGGCAAAAGCCTTGAAGTTTGGTACTGGTGATCTAAATCCTCATTACTTTGTCCATCCGGCACTCTCTTTTTATATTACCTTCGTTGCTGAAGCAGTTTTTTTTGTATTTGGTTATTTTCTTGGCTTTTTTCATTCTGTGTCCGAATTCAGTACACTTTTTTTTAACAACCCGGCTCCTTTTCTCTTCGCAGGTAGATTACCCTCACTACTTTTTGGTGCAGGAACGATTTATCTGGTTTACTTAATGGGTAAAAATTTTTTTAGTAAGGAAGTTGCCATTTGTACAGCTCTTATGCTTGCAATAACGCCTCTCCATATCTTCGAATCACAGACAATAAGAATAAGAAGTATTGCGACATTTTTTGGCATATTATGTCTTTATTTTATTTTTACTATTTTAAAAAAGGGCGAGAAAAAGGATTATGTCCTGGCAGGTCTAAGCCTTGGACTCTGCCTTGCGACTGAATATACCATGATATTTTTTACCCTCCCCTTATTTACGGTTATCATATTAAACTTACAAAATAAATTTTTTTTAAAGAATGGTCCAACCGTTTCCCCGAAAAAAGGAATATTATTCGCTCTTTCAATCGCCCTGGCAATCCTTATAACCTGTACCCCTTATACATTTTTTGATTACCCTGCAAATTTCAAAAATATTACGCATTTTTTGAATTTCGGAATAGATCCTACAACAGTCTCAAATGGTAATACGGTACCGGAAGTATCACAAGGGTTTCATTCTGAGGATATTAATACAAATTATGTGCAGGCAATTGTCATAGTAAAACAATATATCTCACGCGTATATTATCAAATAGCCCATTTGTTTAACCTCGAATATACTATTGGAAAAATGTTTGCCACAGTGTCTATTGCTGGTGTTTTATTCGCCATTTACAAAAGAGAAAAAGAAAAAGAAAGACTTACTACTTTATGCTCACCTCTAGCAGGATTTTTGTGA